From the Vibrio alginolyticus NBRC 15630 = ATCC 17749 genome, one window contains:
- a CDS encoding ABC transporter ATP-binding protein, producing the protein MTNATQHKINSRYRLQAEQVTLAYQDNVISQSLSVGIPDNKFTVILGPNGCGKSTLLRGLSNLLMPKSGSVLLDGKNLCHFPRQELAKQLGLLPQSAIAPSGLTVHDLICRGRFPHQSFLKRWTQADEQAVQQAIEATQVEPLLGQNVEALSGGQRQRVWVAMVLAQKTPYLLLDEPTTYLDIAHQIELLDLFRKLNRQNSSTIVAVLHDLNHACRYADHLIVMNSGQVVAEGTPNTVITETLIQHVYGLRCLIMPDPLTKTPMIIPRDSRVD; encoded by the coding sequence TTGACTAACGCAACACAACATAAAATAAACTCGCGCTATCGATTGCAGGCGGAACAAGTCACACTCGCCTACCAAGATAACGTCATATCTCAATCTTTGTCAGTTGGCATCCCAGACAATAAATTCACTGTCATCTTAGGACCAAACGGCTGCGGTAAATCAACATTACTACGCGGATTAAGCAATCTGCTCATGCCCAAATCTGGATCTGTTTTGTTAGATGGCAAAAATCTCTGCCACTTTCCTCGTCAAGAACTGGCAAAGCAGCTGGGACTACTGCCCCAATCTGCAATTGCGCCATCTGGCTTAACTGTTCACGATCTCATATGTCGAGGGCGCTTCCCTCATCAATCATTTTTGAAACGCTGGACACAAGCTGACGAACAGGCCGTACAACAAGCGATAGAGGCAACTCAGGTTGAGCCATTACTAGGGCAAAACGTTGAAGCATTGTCCGGAGGACAGCGGCAACGTGTTTGGGTTGCCATGGTTCTGGCGCAAAAAACACCTTATTTACTGTTAGATGAACCGACAACTTATTTAGACATTGCACATCAAATTGAACTATTGGATCTATTTAGAAAACTGAATCGGCAAAACAGTTCAACCATCGTTGCGGTGCTGCACGATCTCAATCATGCATGTCGTTATGCTGATCACTTAATCGTGATGAATTCAGGACAAGTCGTTGCAGAAGGAACACCCAATACGGTGATCACAGAAACACTGATCCAACACGTATATGGGTTACGTTGTTTAATAATGCCCGACCCTCTAACCAAGACGCCAATGATCATTCCTCGAGATTCTAGAGTCGATTAG